One genomic region from Neoarius graeffei isolate fNeoGra1 chromosome 4, fNeoGra1.pri, whole genome shotgun sequence encodes:
- the si:dkey-45d16.4 gene encoding uncharacterized protein si:dkey-45d16.4, translating into MQRKVEMPINEGFSIAGPSTTPRKRQVRFSARHDILLLREVIAQNPFISKESGRIWARVGEIVTAALQDENFEVDGRRCRERTMLLLDYYKKQDFPSLRRFGTERLYAQKEDLLHEVLELEAEKNLMASGEGKYQDGEMKKRTLEELTLPEPEKPTVLPVAAAAPAASGSLEPEEQEDLAELSAPTAKRPCQCCCQTYSEILSFLEKRSEAEQRLREEEMALRREELEIQRSKIALERERLGAERKERERRFELESQERQVILDLLKEKVLKCEKNAEC; encoded by the exons GGTTCTCCATCGCCGGCCCCTCAACCACGCCCCGGAAGCGGCAGGTGCGTTTCTCCGCCCGCCACGACATCCTGCTCCTGCGTGAGGTCATTGCTCAGAACCCGTTCATCTCGAAAGAGTCGGGCCGGATCTGGGCTCGGGTGGGTGAGATTGTTACGGCAGCACTGCAGGACGAGAACTTTGAGGTGGATGGacgaagatgcagagagagaACCATGCTGCTGCTCGACTACTACAAAAAGCAGGACTTTCCCAGCTTGCGCAG GTTCGGCACGGAGAGGCTCTATGCTCAGAAGGAGGATCTGCTGCACGAGGTTCTGGAGCTTGAGGCTGAGAAGAACCTGATGGCAAGTGGTGAAGGGAAATACCAAGATGGAGAGATGAAGAAGAGAACGctggaggagctcacactgcctgaGCCGGAGAAACCCACTGTGCTTCCGGTCGCAGCAGCGGCACCTGCAG CGTCTGGTTCACTGGAGCCGGAGGAACAAGAGGACCTGGCCGAGCTTTCGGCGCCCACAGCTAAGCGGCCTTGCCAATGCTGCTGTCAGACGTACTCAGAGATCCTGAGCTTCCTGGAGAAGCGCTCAGAAGCCGAGCAGCGGCTACGTGAAGAGGAGATGGCGCTCCGCAGGGAAGAGCTCGAGATCCAGAGGAGCAAAATCGCTCTGGAACGCGAACGACTCGGTGCTGAGAGGAAGGAACGTGAGCGGCGATTTGAGCTGGAGAGCCAAGAGAGGCAGGTCATCCTTGACCTGCTCAAGGAGAAAGTTCTCAAGTGTGAGAAGAACGCCGAGTGCTGA